Part of the Pseudomonas sp. M30-35 genome is shown below.
ATTGACTTCATCGGTCGAGAGCATGCTGAACATGTACTGTTTGCGATCGACGCCCACAGCACCGCCACTTGTGGTGTTCACAGATTGGCATCCAGCCAGCAGCAGTGCAGCAGCGAGCGCCGTTACGGGCAACGACATCTTCATCCTGAATCTCCTTTGGGTAAGACCTCTATGCTAGGCCGCACAACGTCTCTGAGCAACTGGCAAACATACACATAAACCGCTGTTTGTGAAGATTTTCTTAGAATAACAAATAAGCCAAAACACGCTATTACGCCGGGGTCAGGCACTCAGGTGCATCGAGCTTGGGATCATTAACAAAGTTGGCCAATACACGTTCCCGCAATACCGGCTGCGCACTGGTGAGTATCATCAGAAGCTCATCAAAAGGGGTGTCTGGATCGAGCCAGAGCTGCTGCTGCGCCTCATTCAAAATCAATGGCCGCCGCTGATTGGCTGCCGCCTGAGTAACCACCGCAGCACTTAAATACACCGCGCCATCAACGGGATACGCCTCCCACAACGCGGCGAAATACAGCGTCGGGGCGTCGCCAGCCAGCCAGTAAGGGCGTTTGCGTGTAGTGCCACGCCATTCGTAAAAGCCATTGGCGGGCAGCAAGCCTCGACGTAAGCGAAATGCCTCACGAAACATCGGCTGATCGGCAACGGTTTCAGCACGCGCCTGTGCCGGTGTCCTGCTGAGATCAACCATCCAAGGCGGTGTTAAGCCCCAGCGCACACGGCTGAGGGTTTGCTCGCCAGCTTCACGACGCAGCAACAGCACCTGCGAATTTGGCGAGATACTCCAATGTGGCTGTTGGTCCTGCGGGAAGCCCGGCAACCCTGCAAATGCTGGCGACCAACGGAAAAAAGCATAACGTCCACACATGGTTTTACTCAATTTTGCAGCAGGTCATGCAATGCATGCCGGATTTAATCTGACGATACGTCTAACAGACTAATTCGCCTTGATAGCTTTCGGGTTCATCTCCCGGTAGCGGTTGCGCACCATTGTACGCAGTGATCAACTCGCGCGCCTGCCCTGCCTGCTGGTCATTAACCATCAAGCCAAGCAAACCGCTGGCCGGCAACTCACCTACCGCACCGGAGAGATGTCGCCCCGATATAAATGCTTCGATCCCTTCACTGGCGAGCATGCCAAGTAACAGCTCAGCCTCAATCAAGTCTTGCGGCTCATAGATCCGTTGCATTAGTCATTCTCCGCTCTGACATCCAGCGTCCAGTCTTCACCATTAGTAGAGAGGTCAAAGACAATCGGCCGGCAACACACTTCACAGTCTTCAATGTACTGCTGATCCCCGGCAGACAGGTCAAGTAGTGCCTCGACTGTCTCACCGCAATATGGGCATTGATACATCTGACTTTCGAGCATCCCAGCCTCCGTGTGACTTGAGGGTATAATCGTGGGTCTATTGCAAGCCCATGCACTTACTGTTGATATACGCCGCTGTGCAGACCCGCAGTATTTGCAGGACGTTCACTTCAAAATACTGGTAGCAAGCTACCGGCTAACCACATGAGATCATGATGGGCGAATTTGATTCCATCCGGCCCTACGCCGACGCAGAAGTTCCCGCCGTTCTGGCGCGATTGCTTGCGGACGACGTATTTCTCGGCATCCTCACTCAGTTCCGTTTCCCCCGTTTGGCCAAACCATTCGGCTGGTTGCTTAAACCACTTATAGCCTATCGGCTGCGTAAAGAGTTCATTGGGGTCAATTCTGTCTCTGCATTGCAGGACAAAGTCGAACCCTATGTCGACCGTTCGATTGAAGATGCAACCGACGGCGTCACCTATTCAGGCGTCGAGGGCCTCAAACCCGGCAGCGCTTATTTGTTGCTGGCCAACCACCGAGACATCGTGATGGACCCGGCCTTTGTCAACTATGCGGTGTACCACGCGGGCCTACCGCCCCCCCGAATCGCGATTGGCGACAACTTGCTGCAAAAGCCTTTTGTCAGCGACCTGATGCGACTCAACAAAAGTTTTATCGTGCACCGGACACTCAGCGGTCGTCGAGAAAAGCTGGCGGCCTACCAATTGCTGTCGGCCTATATCAGCCATTCGATTATTAATGATTGTGAATCGATCTGGATCGCCCAAGCTGAAGGGCGTGCCAAAGATGGCGATGATAGAACTGACTCGGCAATCCTGAAGATGTTTCATATGAGCCGCAAAACCGAAGCGTTCGGCGATGTGATCCGCTCACTGAAGCTGACCCCGGTGTCGATCAGCTATGAATACGACCCTTGCGACCTGGCAAAAGCCCGTGAGCTGTATATCCGCGCCACCACCGGCACCTATGAAAAAGCCGCTGGCGAAGATGACCAAAGCATCGGTCTGGGCATCACGGGTTACAAAGGCCGTGTGCATATTCACTTTGGCAAGCCGATTGAGAGCGAGTGCGAAGACAGTAAGCAACTGGCGCTCGAAATGGATAAATGCATTCTCGGCGACTACCGCTTGTTCCCGGTTCACTATCTGGCTTACGAAATGTGGGCGGAGCAGGATCCTCAATTGCAGGTGCCGCCAGCACTTCAATTGTTCGGCAAAGACGAGCTTGAGGCTGCCAAAGAGCAATGGAGTAAGCGCTTGGCTGCTTGCCCCGCGGAACAGCAACCTTACTTAATCCTGCAATACGCCAACCCGGTGCGTAACCAGTACCGAGTCAAAGCAGGTTTGTCGTTGTAAGTTGTAAGCCAACGCTGAATCAAAAAAGGCAGCCTGAGGCTGCCTTTTTCAAATCAATTATGCGCACCTCTAGAGCTGCGTGCTCGCCTCGGATAACAGCAAACCAAACAGTAACGCCGCACTGGCAAAACCATAAAAAAACTGGTTCAAGCGCTGGGTCGGCACATCTATCATTGCGGACTCATTGACCCGCGCGTCGACGTCACTGGCTAGCATGCGCGCTATCGCACGCTGCTCACGGATACGGGTCATCAACAGCAGCAGACCTCCCGCCAGCGCAAAAAACAGCGCCAAGGCATTCACCGTTCGCCTCGGATACGCGGTAAACAAGGACCACAACATCTGCAACATCAACAACGTCTCCACATCAGATTGGTGCAACTTGCGATGGGTCGCACCAGCAAGGGGACAAAACCTGCCCGCATTGCTTAAAAAACCTAAACAAAGCGGCCTTATTGGCTCTGAAAAATCGCATTTGAGTGCTCAGAACCGCTGAGCAGGTCATATTCAGTACTGTTTTCGCCACAGCCGAAAACGGATCAGCACGCCAATCGGGCCGAAATAAAGCGGCGCAGTTTACGCCAACCGCCCACTTAGATGATTCACTTCCGACGAATGAAAAACCCAGATCAAAGCTGTCTGAAAACCGTCACAAAACTGGCCTAATGTTTGAATCCTCTTTGTTACGCGGCTACGCAATACTGCGCGGCGCGCTTCCTACGCTAAAGAAGAGGAAACTGTCATGCTCAACCCACAACCTGTTGACCACGATTACATGATCGAATCACTGGAAGAAGTGGACGATGTGATTGATGAGCTTTCTTTCAATGTCCAGGACAATCACTGGCTGGTGTACTGCTCAATGGGTGGCCACGAACATTACGACTTGCCCGATATCGATTCCAACACCGGTTTGAGCCTGCCCGAACTCTACGAAGAGGTTGCTTGAGAGCAATCTGAGTTAAACGCCTTGCCAACAAAAAGCCCGCTAAATGCGGGCTTTTTGTTGGCAAGGCGAAACTATTACTGAGCCAGAATCTGGCCAATGGTTGGATCTTTAAAACTACGGGTCAGCGCGTCACTGAGCACATCGCTAACCAGTTTGGTATTGGTTTCCTGATTAGGCGCAGTACCTGAACGTTGATTCAGCGATGCGCCATAACGGCCGGTATAACGACGCGAGTTGTTTTGCACCTCGGAACGAATCGTAGCGCTGATATCAGACTCATTGACGAACATATTGTCCTTCGGCGATTGGAACTTCAATTCAGCCAAGGTCAAGGTCAAAGTCGGTGCATTGACTGCGTTTGCAGTCGGGGTGAAGCCCAGCAAGCGCACTGCTGCTTCAGCTTGAGCCTGCAGCTTGGGTACGATGCTATTGGCTGAGACTGAGATTGAGCTGGTTTCTGGGTACAAGCCACCACGTGTGCCCAATACTGGAGACGGGCGACCATCAACCACGCGGACTACAACTGGCTGGCCACGGCCAACGGCGGTGAGCGGACCGGTCAGCTTCGGGTCGGGATTAAGTTGTTGAGGGCTGAGTGCGCAGCCAGCCAGTGTCAGGCTCGCTACAGCTAACAGACCAATAAACAGGCGGTGCAGCATGCTCGTTTCTCCCTAAATTGAGGCGTAAAAAGTTGCCAGCAGTATACCTAGGCTAACAGCGCCAAGCATTAAGAGTCTGAAAGGCCATCGCAGGTTCCTGTAACTGCCTTGTAATGCGCTTGTGAGATAAGACTTTAGTCTTTGTTTTAGCGGGGGATTGAGCCATGTCACTATTGCGTTCGTTGTTTTCGCCACGCCACCCAATGCGTACTTTTGCCCTGCTCGACAGCTATGGAGTTTGCCGTGCCTTTAAGCAGTCAAGCCAAGCCCCAGAAGGCTTAGGTTGGATTGAAGTATGCGAGCAACGCCTCAACTGGCTCAACAGGCCACTGCCTGCGCACGCCAAAATCGCACCGGTCGTCACATACTCAAATCGGAAAAAACCGTTGGCTGCCTGACCGGCGGAAGAATAAAAGTCACACAGGGCGATCAATTTTTCCTCTTTCGCCTTATAATCGCGCCCCGATTATAAGGACGCCTCCTGATCGGCCTCGCCGTCCCGCTGATGCTTAAGCCATCGGCAATGCCCACAGAGAGTCGCCCACTTCGCACCCCTGCTTTGGCTGCAATCCATCAGTTGGTCGTGCAACAATGCTGGCACCTTGTGCCGCATCGGTTGAGCGTACGGCTGACACATGCCAAACAGCGGCGCGAACTTTTGAGGTTCACGTCTCCAAAAGAGCGTGAAAAAAACGGTTTTAACGACTTCACAAGAGTGTGGCGAAAATATGAACAGCATTGCATGCGGCAAACGCTCTGTTATCACTCAACCCCAAACAGCTAGAGGCTTCAGCAACTGCTGACCTGCGAAGTTTCACGCGAGGGCTTTAAGCCTTGATTTGGGTGCTGATTTTGGAGAAGTGGTAATGGCGCAAAACGATTACGAATCCGTAGATATGGTGCTTGTCGGTGCCGGTATCATGAGTGCGACTTTGGCCGTGCTCTTGAAAGAACTCGACCCGACCATCAAGCTTGAAATTGTTGAACTTATGGACTCTGGGGCCGTTGAAAGCTCCAACCCGTGGAACAACGCAGGTACCGGTCACGCTGGCCTCTGTGAACTGAACTACACGCCGGAAGCGGCGGATGGCTCGATCGACATCAAGAAATCGGTCAGCATCAACACCCAGTTTGAAGAATCCAAACAATTTTGGGCCTATTTGCTCGAACAAGGCAGCCTCGGCTCGCCGAAAAGCTTTATCCATCCAGTGCCGCACTTGAGCTTTGTCCGCGGCGAAAAGGGCATTGAGTTTCTCAAAACTCGCTTTGAAGCGTTGAGCAAACATCACGCCTTTGAAAAGATGGAGTACACCGAAGATCGCGAAACCATGGCGCAGTGGATGCCGTTGATGATGCCGGGCCGCGACCCGAACGAACGCAACGCCGCAACCCGTGTAATGGCCGGTACGGATGTTAACTTTGGTGCATTGACCAAACACCTGCTCGATCACTTGACCAAACAACCGGACGCACTCGTTAAGTGCAACCAGAAAGTCACTGGGCTTGAGCGCAGCGGCGACGGCTGGCGTGTCACCATCAAGAATGTCAAAGATGGCAGCAATCGTCAGCTACAAGCCAAGTTCGTCTTTCTCGGTGCTGGCGGCGCGGCCCTGCCACTGCTGCAGAAGTCGGGTATCCCTGAAGGTGAAGGTTACGGCGGCTTCCCGGTCAGCGGTCAGTGGCTGCGTTGCGACAACCCAGAAGTGGTTAAGCAGCACCAAGCCAAGGTCTACAGCCAGGCAGCGGTTGGCTCTCCGCCTATGTCGGTACCGCACCTTGATACGCGCGTAGTCGACGGTAAAAAGTCGCTGTTGTTCGGACCTTACGCTGGCTTCTCGACCAAGTTCTTGCGTCACGGCTCATTGATGGACCTACCGCTGTCGGTGCGTCCAAACAATATCGGGCCGATGCTCGCAGTTGCCCGCGATAACTTCGACCTGACCCGCTACCTGATCAAGGAAGTACTGCAGTCGGAAGAGAAGCGCTTGCAAACCCTGCGCGGCTTCTACCCAGAACTGAACCCTGCTGACTGGCGTCTTGAGGTCGCAGGCCAGCGTGTGCAGATCATCAAGAAGGACCCTAAACGCGGCGGTATCCTGCAGTTCGGTACAGAACTCGTTGCTGCGGCTGACGGCTCTCTGGCAGCTCTGTTGGGTGCATCGCCAGGTGCATCGGTAACGGTTTCGATCATGCTTGATCTAATCCGTCGCTGCTTCCCTGAACAGGCTAAATCCGAGCAATGGAGCAGCAAGCTCAACACTATTTTCCCAGCAATGGGGGATGTGTTGGCGACTGATGCTGAGCGTTATCGTGAAGCTCAGGCGCGCTGCGACCGCCTGCTGCAACTCGACGAGCCTGAGAACGCTTGATCCAAGTTGGATTAGCTGCATAAAAAAACCGCCTTCAATGGCGGTTTTTTTATGCCTACAGAACGCTCAAGTCTGGTGTGAACTCAGGCAGATGCCGAAAGCGGATGAAAGCTGAAGTAGACGCGCAAGGCTTCGACCATTTCAGTGTACTCAACTGGCGGGGCGATCAACGAGAAGCCTGAGTCAAAGTAGCCAGGAGTCACGTCTTCGCGAGACCACTTGCAGGTCGCTGTAAAGTCGATAAAGCATTGTGTGATCTGGCCAGGAAGTTTAATCCGCATATCAAACCGGCCTGCGATCAACATCGGTAGCTCGCTGACCAGTAACAGACCGTCGTACGATACGTTGCCGATATAGCCCATAGGTTTATCGGTTATGCGGTTATACACCTTCAGATAGTAAGGTAGCTGATGGCGCTCAATAT
Proteins encoded:
- a CDS encoding YajG family lipoprotein — encoded protein: MLHRLFIGLLAVASLTLAGCALSPQQLNPDPKLTGPLTAVGRGQPVVVRVVDGRPSPVLGTRGGLYPETSSISVSANSIVPKLQAQAEAAVRLLGFTPTANAVNAPTLTLTLAELKFQSPKDNMFVNESDISATIRSEVQNNSRRYTGRYGASLNQRSGTAPNQETNTKLVSDVLSDALTRSFKDPTIGQILAQ
- a CDS encoding pilus assembly protein PilZ codes for the protein MPMQRHIERHQLPYYLKVYNRITDKPMGYIGNVSYDGLLLVSELPMLIAGRFDMRIKLPGQITQCFIDFTATCKWSREDVTPGYFDSGFSLIAPPVEYTEMVEALRVYFSFHPLSASA
- a CDS encoding SOS response-associated peptidase, whose amino-acid sequence is MCGRYAFFRWSPAFAGLPGFPQDQQPHWSISPNSQVLLLRREAGEQTLSRVRWGLTPPWMVDLSRTPAQARAETVADQPMFREAFRLRRGLLPANGFYEWRGTTRKRPYWLAGDAPTLYFAALWEAYPVDGAVYLSAAVVTQAAANQRRPLILNEAQQQLWLDPDTPFDELLMILTSAQPVLRERVLANFVNDPKLDAPECLTPA
- a CDS encoding DUF2007 domain-containing protein, whose translation is MQRIYEPQDLIEAELLLGMLASEGIEAFISGRHLSGAVGELPASGLLGLMVNDQQAGQARELITAYNGAQPLPGDEPESYQGELVC
- a CDS encoding CPXCG motif-containing cysteine-rich protein; translation: MLESQMYQCPYCGETVEALLDLSAGDQQYIEDCEVCCRPIVFDLSTNGEDWTLDVRAEND
- the mqo gene encoding malate dehydrogenase (quinone), with protein sequence MAQNDYESVDMVLVGAGIMSATLAVLLKELDPTIKLEIVELMDSGAVESSNPWNNAGTGHAGLCELNYTPEAADGSIDIKKSVSINTQFEESKQFWAYLLEQGSLGSPKSFIHPVPHLSFVRGEKGIEFLKTRFEALSKHHAFEKMEYTEDRETMAQWMPLMMPGRDPNERNAATRVMAGTDVNFGALTKHLLDHLTKQPDALVKCNQKVTGLERSGDGWRVTIKNVKDGSNRQLQAKFVFLGAGGAALPLLQKSGIPEGEGYGGFPVSGQWLRCDNPEVVKQHQAKVYSQAAVGSPPMSVPHLDTRVVDGKKSLLFGPYAGFSTKFLRHGSLMDLPLSVRPNNIGPMLAVARDNFDLTRYLIKEVLQSEEKRLQTLRGFYPELNPADWRLEVAGQRVQIIKKDPKRGGILQFGTELVAAADGSLAALLGASPGASVTVSIMLDLIRRCFPEQAKSEQWSSKLNTIFPAMGDVLATDAERYREAQARCDRLLQLDEPENA
- a CDS encoding 1-acyl-sn-glycerol-3-phosphate acyltransferase encodes the protein MGEFDSIRPYADAEVPAVLARLLADDVFLGILTQFRFPRLAKPFGWLLKPLIAYRLRKEFIGVNSVSALQDKVEPYVDRSIEDATDGVTYSGVEGLKPGSAYLLLANHRDIVMDPAFVNYAVYHAGLPPPRIAIGDNLLQKPFVSDLMRLNKSFIVHRTLSGRREKLAAYQLLSAYISHSIINDCESIWIAQAEGRAKDGDDRTDSAILKMFHMSRKTEAFGDVIRSLKLTPVSISYEYDPCDLAKARELYIRATTGTYEKAAGEDDQSIGLGITGYKGRVHIHFGKPIESECEDSKQLALEMDKCILGDYRLFPVHYLAYEMWAEQDPQLQVPPALQLFGKDELEAAKEQWSKRLAACPAEQQPYLILQYANPVRNQYRVKAGLSL